The Akkermansia sp. N21116 genome includes a region encoding these proteins:
- a CDS encoding ABC transporter ATP-binding protein: MIPAVRVTNLHKQFLTPWGRPGVYALKGVSLDVGEGDVYGLIGPNGSGKSTLMKALLGLVKPTEGTCSIFGIPGTDPDSRNKVGFLPENPYFYKFLTGAETVAFYGKLCGLKGIALKEKVAELLDLVGLEDAADRRLGGYSKGMLQRIGLAQALVQDPRLVVLDEPTAGVDPIGSRAIRDIILNLKKRGMSVFLCSHLLEQVQEVCDRVGIIYKGVMIAEGSVDELTRDSSRTEILLDHASPELIDGIKRLVAEDPSVTLESTGHPRNSLEQVFFASLAKWIKNSEKKDSE, from the coding sequence ATGATTCCTGCTGTCCGCGTCACCAATCTGCATAAACAATTCCTGACCCCATGGGGCAGACCGGGAGTCTATGCCCTCAAGGGGGTTTCCCTGGATGTCGGCGAGGGAGATGTGTACGGTTTGATCGGCCCCAACGGCTCCGGGAAATCGACATTGATGAAGGCCTTGCTGGGATTGGTCAAGCCGACGGAGGGAACCTGCTCGATATTCGGCATTCCCGGTACGGATCCGGACAGCCGCAACAAGGTGGGATTCCTGCCTGAGAATCCGTATTTCTACAAGTTTCTGACAGGAGCCGAGACTGTGGCTTTCTACGGGAAGCTGTGCGGTTTGAAGGGAATCGCCTTGAAGGAGAAGGTTGCGGAACTGCTTGATCTGGTCGGGCTGGAAGATGCGGCCGACAGGCGTCTTGGTGGGTATTCCAAAGGGATGCTTCAGCGCATAGGACTGGCTCAGGCTCTTGTGCAGGACCCCCGGTTGGTGGTGCTGGATGAGCCGACTGCCGGTGTCGACCCGATCGGCTCCCGTGCGATCCGCGACATTATCCTGAATTTGAAGAAGCGCGGAATGTCGGTGTTCCTCTGCTCTCACCTTTTGGAGCAGGTGCAGGAGGTATGCGACCGCGTCGGTATCATTTACAAGGGGGTGATGATTGCGGAAGGTTCCGTCGATGAACTGACGCGCGATTCTTCCCGGACGGAGATTCTTCTGGATCATGCGTCGCCTGAATTGATCGACGGGATCAAGCGGCTGGTGGCCGAGGATCCTTCCGTGACTCTGGAGAGTACGGGACATCCTCGCAATTCTCTGGAGCAAGTGTTTTTTGCGAGCCTTGCCAAGTGGATCAAAAATTCTGAGAAAAAGGACTCCGAATAG